A single genomic interval of Streptomyces graminofaciens harbors:
- the ppdK gene encoding pyruvate, phosphate dikinase, with translation MVRYVYDFADGSRDMADLLGGKGANLAEMTRLGLPVPPGFTVTTEACRAFLTTGAQPDDMAEEVGRHLAALEASAGRTLGQRDDPLLLSVRSGARFSMPGMMETVLDIGLNDDSVLGLANTSGSERFAWDSYRRLIQMFGSTVMGVDPAQFDEAMTLLKAAREAPDDLHLDASDLARLVETYKRLIIDETGAEFPQSSAEQLRLAVLAVFRSWNGERARLYRRREHIPDDLGTAVTVQRMVYGNLGPDSGSGVAFTRDPATGRPGLYGDYLSNAQGEDVVAGIRNTVPLTELGRLDPESYRRLRDHMGTLERHYRDLCDIEFTIERGTLWMLQTRVGKRTAEAAFAIAAELVEEGLITPEEALARVGGEGLARLMFPRFDTTATGEALAHGIPASPGAAVGAAVFDSAEAVRRADAGEQVVLVRQETTPDDLPGMVAAQAVLTSRGGKTSHAAVVARGMGKVCVCGAEELSVNVESRRFTTRDGSVVEEGTVLSVDGSAGAVYPGAVPLVASEAMRFLESGELSGGVVAAVARALEQADSVRTLEVRANADTPEDAARARRFGAQGVGLCRTEHMFLGERRRLVESMILAREDSRRDEALAALLPLQRQDFVGILEAMDGLPVTIRLLDPPLHEFLPDRTELAVRIAAAEARGGQPDAHDVELLDAVNRMHEENPMLGLRGVRLGLVVPGLVAMQVRAIAEAVVERLSASGSPEAEIMVPLVGAVEELRLARAEVERVLAEVATETGVEVHCPIGTMIELPRAALTAGQIAEQAEFFSFGTNDLTQTTWGFSRDDVEAAFFSAYLDKGVFATSPFETIDRDGVGRLVRIAVDEGRAARPGLKIGVCGEHGGDPESVHFFHAAGLDYVSCSPFRVPVARLEAGRAALPATSGSDSR, from the coding sequence ATGGTCCGTTACGTGTACGACTTCGCCGACGGCAGCCGTGACATGGCCGACCTGCTCGGCGGCAAGGGCGCGAACCTGGCCGAGATGACCCGGCTGGGTCTACCGGTCCCGCCGGGTTTCACCGTCACCACCGAGGCCTGCCGCGCCTTCCTCACCACCGGAGCCCAGCCGGACGACATGGCGGAGGAGGTCGGCCGGCATCTCGCCGCGCTGGAGGCCTCCGCCGGACGGACACTGGGGCAACGGGACGACCCGCTGCTGCTGTCCGTCCGCTCCGGAGCACGCTTCTCCATGCCCGGCATGATGGAGACGGTCCTGGACATCGGCCTCAACGACGACTCCGTGCTCGGCCTGGCCAATACGTCCGGCAGTGAGCGCTTCGCCTGGGACTCGTACCGCCGTCTCATACAGATGTTCGGCAGTACGGTCATGGGGGTCGACCCGGCCCAGTTCGACGAGGCCATGACCCTGCTCAAGGCAGCCCGTGAAGCGCCCGACGACCTCCACCTGGACGCGAGCGACCTCGCCCGGCTCGTCGAGACGTACAAACGGCTGATCATCGACGAGACCGGGGCCGAATTCCCGCAGTCCTCCGCCGAGCAGCTGCGCCTGGCGGTCCTCGCGGTCTTCCGCTCCTGGAACGGTGAGCGCGCCAGGCTCTATCGCCGACGGGAACACATCCCCGACGACCTGGGCACGGCCGTCACGGTGCAGCGCATGGTGTACGGCAACCTGGGCCCCGACTCCGGCAGCGGAGTCGCCTTCACCCGCGACCCGGCCACCGGGCGGCCCGGCCTCTACGGCGACTACCTGTCCAATGCCCAGGGTGAGGACGTCGTCGCCGGTATCCGGAACACCGTCCCCCTGACGGAACTGGGACGGCTGGACCCGGAGTCCTACCGTCGGCTGCGGGACCACATGGGAACCCTGGAACGGCACTACCGCGATCTGTGCGACATCGAGTTCACCATCGAGCGCGGCACACTGTGGATGCTCCAGACCCGAGTCGGCAAGCGCACCGCCGAGGCCGCGTTCGCCATCGCCGCCGAACTCGTCGAGGAGGGCCTGATCACGCCGGAGGAGGCATTGGCCCGGGTCGGCGGGGAGGGCCTGGCCCGGCTGATGTTCCCCCGGTTCGACACCACCGCCACCGGCGAGGCACTCGCCCACGGCATCCCGGCCTCGCCCGGCGCCGCGGTCGGTGCGGCGGTCTTCGACTCCGCCGAGGCCGTACGGCGTGCCGACGCCGGCGAGCAGGTCGTGCTCGTACGGCAGGAGACGACACCCGACGACCTGCCCGGCATGGTCGCGGCACAGGCCGTGCTGACCAGCCGGGGCGGCAAGACGAGCCACGCGGCCGTCGTCGCCCGGGGCATGGGCAAGGTGTGTGTCTGCGGCGCGGAGGAACTGAGCGTGAACGTCGAGTCCCGGCGCTTCACCACGCGTGACGGGAGCGTCGTCGAGGAGGGCACCGTCCTCTCGGTGGACGGCTCGGCCGGTGCCGTGTACCCGGGGGCGGTTCCGCTGGTCGCCTCCGAGGCGATGCGCTTCCTGGAGAGCGGCGAGCTGTCCGGGGGCGTGGTCGCCGCTGTGGCCCGCGCACTCGAACAGGCCGACTCCGTAAGGACGTTGGAGGTACGGGCGAACGCCGACACCCCCGAGGACGCGGCCCGGGCCCGTCGGTTCGGGGCTCAGGGTGTGGGGCTGTGCCGGACCGAGCACATGTTCCTCGGGGAGCGTCGTCGACTGGTCGAGAGCATGATCCTGGCCCGCGAGGACAGCCGACGCGACGAGGCGCTGGCCGCGCTTCTGCCCCTCCAGCGGCAGGACTTCGTGGGCATCCTGGAGGCGATGGACGGGCTGCCGGTCACCATCCGTCTTCTCGACCCGCCGCTGCACGAGTTCCTGCCGGACCGGACGGAACTCGCGGTCCGTATCGCCGCTGCCGAGGCACGCGGTGGACAACCGGACGCCCACGACGTCGAGTTGCTCGACGCGGTGAACCGCATGCACGAGGAGAACCCGATGCTCGGCCTGCGGGGCGTGCGGCTGGGCCTGGTGGTGCCCGGCCTGGTCGCCATGCAGGTCCGGGCGATCGCAGAGGCGGTCGTCGAACGGCTCTCCGCCAGTGGTTCCCCCGAGGCGGAGATCATGGTGCCGCTGGTCGGCGCGGTCGAGGAACTCCGGCTCGCCCGTGCGGAGGTGGAGCGGGTACTGGCCGAGGTCGCCACGGAGACGGGCGTCGAGGTCCACTGCCCCATCGGCACGATGATCGAGCTGCCGCGAGCCGCGCTCACCGCCGGACAGATCGCCGAACAGGCCGAGTTCTTCTCGTTCGGCACGAACGACCTCACCCAGACCACGTGGGGCTTCTCCCGTGACGACGTCGAGGCGGCGTTCTTCTCCGCCTACCTCGACAAGGGCGTCTTCGCCACCTCGCCCTTCGAGACGATCGACCGTGACGGCGTGGGCCGACTGGTCCGCATCGCGGTCGACGAGGGGCGCGCCGCGCGCCCGGGGCTGAAGATCGGCGTCTGCGGCGAGCACGGCGGCGACCCCGAGTCCGTGCACTTCTTCCACGCCGCGGGACTGGACTACGTCTCCTGCTCGCCCTTCCGCGTCCCGGTGGCACGGCTGGAGGCCGGCCGGGCAGCCCTGCCCGCGACGTCGGGCAGCGACAGCCGCTGA